A single window of Flavobacterium sp. 140616W15 DNA harbors:
- a CDS encoding heavy metal translocating P-type ATPase, giving the protein MTHTYTITGMTCDGCRTKVEKTLNAIEGIEANVTLNPPLATITMEKHIPTEELQEALTAVGKYTIEMNMNHGHEKPATKSCCSADGHDHKHDHKKVAIPHNHAGGKYYCPMHCEGDKMYDKAGNCPVCGMDLVQEPAAVQIQQYTCPMHPEVVTNGPGACPICGMDLVPMEPTDTEENKVYKELLQKMKIAILFTVPIFFIAMIEMMHDNPLLKIMDVGKWNWVQLIFSLPVIFYAGWMFFVRGWKSIVTWNLNMFTLIAIGTGMAFLFSIVGMFFPEVFPEEFKSGHGTIHLYFEAATVIITLVLLGQLLEARAHSQTSVAIKELLKLAPTEATLVIDGVDKVIAIHDIKKGDLLRVKPGDKIPVDGKITDGESTIDESMITGEPIPVDKKIGDAVSSGTINGNKSFVMIAEKVGSETLLSQIIQMVNNASRSRAPIQKLADSIAKYFVPIVVVISILTFFIWAKFGPEPAMVYGFINAIAVLIIACPCALGLATPMSVMVGVGKGAQSGILIKNAEALENMNKVNVLITDKTGTITEGKPSVEKIVALQYSEDELLQYIASLNQYSEHPLAEAVVKFAKTKNVSLTKVDDFENVAGKGVIGTAIGKKVALGNKKLMEQVGAIVSGAIEERIITEQKLGKTVSYIAVDKNVVGFVTITDAIKTTSAAAIKELMRQGVEVIMLTGDNVNTAKAVADELHLTSFQAGCLPEDKLKVIEKLQAEGKIVAMAGDGINDAPALAQSDIGIAMGTGTDVAIESAKITLVKGDLQGIVKAKNLSHAVMSNIKQNLFFAFIYNVLGVPVAAGVLYPFFGILLSPMIAALAMSFSSVSVIVNALRLRSLKL; this is encoded by the coding sequence ATGACTCATACTTATACAATTACAGGAATGACTTGCGATGGATGCCGGACTAAAGTAGAAAAAACATTAAATGCAATCGAAGGAATCGAGGCAAATGTTACTTTGAATCCTCCATTAGCAACGATTACGATGGAAAAGCATATTCCGACGGAAGAACTGCAAGAAGCATTAACTGCGGTTGGAAAGTACACCATTGAAATGAATATGAATCATGGACATGAAAAACCTGCAACGAAATCATGTTGTAGTGCTGACGGACATGATCACAAGCATGATCATAAAAAAGTAGCTATACCGCATAATCATGCTGGAGGTAAGTATTATTGTCCAATGCATTGTGAAGGCGATAAAATGTATGATAAGGCAGGAAATTGCCCAGTATGTGGGATGGATTTAGTACAAGAACCTGCAGCTGTTCAGATTCAGCAATATACATGCCCAATGCATCCGGAAGTCGTAACAAATGGACCTGGTGCGTGTCCAATCTGCGGAATGGATTTAGTACCAATGGAGCCAACCGACACCGAAGAGAATAAGGTATATAAAGAGTTATTGCAAAAAATGAAAATTGCAATACTCTTTACTGTTCCTATCTTTTTTATTGCTATGATTGAGATGATGCACGACAATCCGTTGTTAAAAATAATGGATGTTGGAAAATGGAATTGGGTACAGTTAATTTTCTCGCTTCCAGTGATATTTTACGCAGGTTGGATGTTTTTTGTTCGCGGATGGAAATCAATCGTAACTTGGAATTTAAATATGTTTACCCTTATCGCGATTGGTACGGGAATGGCATTTTTATTTAGTATTGTAGGAATGTTTTTTCCAGAGGTTTTTCCAGAAGAATTTAAATCAGGGCACGGAACAATTCATCTTTATTTTGAAGCAGCAACGGTAATTATTACACTAGTTTTATTAGGGCAATTGTTAGAAGCAAGAGCGCATAGTCAGACTAGTGTAGCGATAAAAGAATTATTGAAATTGGCACCAACAGAAGCAACTCTTGTAATAGATGGAGTTGATAAAGTAATTGCGATTCATGATATTAAAAAAGGAGATTTATTACGAGTAAAACCAGGAGATAAAATTCCTGTAGATGGAAAAATCACAGATGGTGAAAGCACAATAGACGAATCGATGATTACTGGAGAGCCTATTCCTGTAGATAAAAAGATAGGAGATGCGGTATCTTCAGGAACTATTAATGGAAATAAATCATTTGTTATGATTGCTGAGAAAGTAGGTTCAGAAACTTTGCTTTCTCAAATTATACAAATGGTTAATAATGCAAGTCGCTCCAGAGCACCAATTCAAAAACTAGCGGATAGTATTGCTAAATATTTTGTACCAATTGTAGTTGTTATTTCTATACTTACCTTTTTCATTTGGGCAAAATTTGGTCCAGAACCAGCTATGGTTTACGGATTTATTAATGCGATTGCTGTATTGATAATTGCTTGCCCTTGTGCATTAGGTTTAGCTACACCAATGTCTGTTATGGTTGGAGTTGGAAAAGGGGCTCAATCAGGAATTTTGATAAAAAATGCTGAAGCTTTAGAGAACATGAATAAAGTAAATGTTCTAATTACTGATAAAACGGGAACAATCACGGAGGGAAAACCTTCAGTAGAAAAGATTGTTGCGCTACAATATTCAGAGGATGAACTACTACAATACATTGCATCTTTAAATCAATATAGCGAGCATCCTTTGGCAGAAGCCGTAGTAAAATTTGCTAAGACTAAAAATGTTTCTTTGACGAAAGTCGATGATTTTGAAAACGTCGCAGGAAAAGGAGTTATTGGAACTGCTATTGGTAAAAAGGTTGCGTTAGGGAATAAAAAATTAATGGAACAGGTAGGAGCAATTGTTTCTGGCGCTATCGAAGAGAGAATTATTACCGAACAAAAATTAGGAAAAACAGTTTCGTACATCGCAGTAGATAAAAATGTAGTGGGATTTGTAACGATAACTGACGCGATAAAAACGACGAGTGCAGCAGCTATAAAAGAATTAATGCGCCAAGGAGTTGAAGTAATCATGCTTACAGGAGATAATGTAAATACAGCTAAAGCAGTAGCCGACGAGTTGCATTTAACTTCTTTTCAAGCAGGTTGTTTGCCAGAAGACAAATTAAAAGTTATCGAGAAATTACAAGCTGAAGGAAAAATTGTAGCTATGGCAGGTGATGGTATAAATGATGCGCCAGCTTTGGCACAATCGGATATTGGGATTGCGATGGGAACAGGAACAGATGTAGCGATAGAGAGTGCCAAGATAACTTTGGTAAAAGGAGATTTGCAAGGAATTGTAAAAGCAAAAAACCTGAGCCACGCAGTAATGAGCAATATCAAACAAAACCTATTCTTTGCTTTTATTTACAATGTGTTAGGTGTACCTGTCGCTGCGGGAGTTTTATATCCGTTCTTCGGAATATTGCTTTCTCCTATGATTGCAGCTTTGGCAATGAGTTTTAGTTCGGTATCAGTTATTGTGAATGCATTGCGATTAAGAAGTTTAAAACTTTAA
- a CDS encoding helix-turn-helix domain-containing protein encodes MKLYIKNMVCSRCKMVVKSELEKLGLHPVTVELGEVEIQETEIDSLKENLVEVLHSLGFELIGDKKNKIIEKTKVLIIDLVHHRNNDLTTNLSHYLSNELQHDYNSLSNLFTEVEGTTIEKYFISQKIEKVKELLIYNEQSLSEIAFQLQYSSVAHLSNQFKKVTGFSPSYYKQLKNKKRKQIEDL; translated from the coding sequence ATGAAGTTATACATTAAAAACATGGTTTGTAGTCGCTGTAAAATGGTTGTGAAGTCGGAGTTGGAAAAACTCGGGCTTCATCCAGTTACAGTAGAATTAGGAGAAGTAGAAATACAAGAAACAGAAATAGATTCTTTAAAAGAGAATTTGGTAGAAGTCTTGCATTCTTTAGGATTTGAACTTATTGGTGATAAAAAAAATAAAATTATCGAGAAAACTAAAGTCTTGATTATCGATTTGGTACATCATAGGAATAATGATCTTACTACCAATTTATCTCATTATTTATCAAATGAATTGCAACACGATTATAACTCGTTAAGCAATCTTTTTACAGAAGTAGAAGGGACAACTATTGAAAAATATTTTATTTCTCAAAAAATAGAAAAGGTAAAAGAGTTGCTTATATACAATGAGCAAAGCTTAAGCGAAATTGCTTTTCAGCTTCAATATAGTAGTGTGGCACATTTGAGTAATCAATTCAAAAAAGTAACTGGATTTTCTCCAAGTTATTATAAACAGTTAAAGAATAAAAAACGCAAACAAATAGAGGATTTGTAA
- a CDS encoding DUF3347 domain-containing protein has protein sequence MKSIKTLLVAVVALLSFTVCDAKIKNAKTETVKIFGNCEMCKKVIEKAGNLKNIAEVDWNENTKMATLTYDTTKTNKEEILKRVALAGYDSNEFLAPNDVYAKLPECCQYERNTKKMAMVPPAKKMNHDMHSNHNMTSSDVDLKEKALNPVFEAYFGIKDALVKTDGATASAKAKTLVAAINGVKMESLPMEVHMVWMKVLKSLKEDAEHIADTKDTTHQRDHFGTLSKNVYALLKVSKEETPTYYQFCPMANNGKGANWLSKESAIKNPYYGSKMLSCGSTVETIK, from the coding sequence ATGAAATCAATAAAAACTTTATTGGTAGCAGTCGTTGCATTGCTATCATTCACTGTATGTGATGCAAAAATAAAAAATGCAAAAACTGAAACAGTAAAAATATTTGGTAACTGCGAGATGTGTAAAAAAGTAATTGAAAAGGCAGGGAACTTAAAAAATATTGCCGAAGTAGATTGGAATGAAAATACTAAAATGGCAACGCTTACCTACGATACAACCAAAACAAATAAAGAGGAGATTTTAAAGCGTGTTGCGTTAGCAGGGTATGACAGCAATGAATTTTTAGCACCAAATGATGTTTATGCAAAACTTCCTGAATGCTGTCAATATGAGCGAAATACTAAAAAAATGGCAATGGTTCCTCCTGCAAAGAAAATGAATCATGATATGCATTCAAACCACAATATGACTTCTTCAGATGTTGATTTAAAAGAGAAAGCTTTAAACCCAGTTTTTGAGGCTTATTTTGGAATCAAAGATGCATTGGTAAAAACAGATGGAGCTACAGCTTCGGCGAAAGCTAAAACATTAGTTGCAGCTATAAATGGAGTAAAAATGGAAAGTTTACCAATGGAAGTACATATGGTTTGGATGAAAGTTTTAAAAAGTTTAAAAGAAGATGCCGAACATATTGCTGATACTAAAGACACAACGCATCAAAGAGATCATTTTGGAACATTATCTAAAAACGTATATGCTTTATTAAAAGTTTCAAAAGAAGAAACACCAACCTATTATCAGTTTTGCCCAATGGCAAATAATGGTAAAGGAGCCAACTGGTTGAGTAAAGAAAGTGCTATTAAGAATCCATATTATGGTTCGAAAATGCTGAGCTGTGGAAGTACTGTAGAAACTATCAAATAA
- a CDS encoding Y-family DNA polymerase encodes MFALVDCNNFYASCQRVFEPHLIGKPVVILSNNDGCVIARSDEAKLAGVPMGAPAFKFEALFKEKNIFVYSSNYALYGDMSNRVMNLLRTYTPDIELYSIDEAFLKFTGFELFDFNEMGISIRKKVTKGTGIPVSIGFAPTKALAKVANKIARKFAERTQNVYIIDTEEKRIKALKWTKIEDVWGIGRKHAKRLKQKNILTAYQFTQLSDAWVRKEMAVVGLRLKHDLEGKPTLDLEGPRNKKMIATTRSFETKYATYDEISERVSTFTASCAEKLRRQNCHCNMVTVFIQTNYLANDQSQYSRSITINTDFPTNSTIELNQAAQKGLKEIYKTGYSYKRAGVVVMGLTPNDETQLNLFNTSNPKHQPLMSVIDKMNLSFGDNKVKFGVQSLGRQWKMKQDRLSPKFSTKLKDVITIEV; translated from the coding sequence ATGTTCGCTTTAGTCGATTGTAATAATTTTTATGCCTCTTGCCAAAGGGTATTTGAACCACATTTGATAGGAAAACCAGTAGTTATCCTTTCTAATAATGATGGTTGTGTTATTGCGCGTTCTGATGAAGCTAAATTAGCAGGAGTTCCGATGGGAGCGCCCGCATTTAAATTTGAAGCACTTTTCAAAGAGAAGAATATTTTTGTGTATTCATCTAATTATGCATTGTATGGAGACATGAGTAATCGGGTAATGAATTTGCTTAGAACTTATACTCCCGATATCGAATTATATAGCATCGATGAAGCTTTTTTAAAATTTACTGGTTTTGAATTGTTCGATTTTAATGAGATGGGAATCAGTATTCGAAAAAAAGTTACAAAAGGCACTGGGATCCCTGTAAGTATAGGTTTTGCACCAACAAAAGCTTTGGCTAAAGTAGCTAATAAAATTGCAAGAAAATTTGCCGAAAGAACTCAGAATGTTTACATAATCGATACTGAAGAAAAAAGAATCAAAGCATTAAAGTGGACAAAAATAGAAGATGTTTGGGGAATAGGTAGAAAGCACGCAAAACGCTTGAAACAAAAAAACATCTTAACAGCATATCAATTCACACAATTATCTGATGCTTGGGTACGTAAAGAAATGGCAGTGGTAGGGCTTCGCCTAAAACATGATTTAGAGGGGAAACCAACACTTGATTTAGAAGGGCCTCGAAACAAAAAAATGATTGCAACCACGCGTTCGTTCGAAACTAAATATGCCACTTACGACGAAATTTCAGAACGAGTAAGCACTTTTACAGCTTCGTGTGCTGAGAAATTGAGACGCCAGAACTGTCATTGCAATATGGTAACCGTTTTTATCCAAACGAATTATTTAGCAAATGATCAATCGCAATATTCCCGTAGTATTACTATAAATACAGATTTCCCAACGAATTCAACAATCGAGTTGAATCAAGCAGCTCAAAAGGGATTAAAGGAGATTTATAAAACAGGATATTCATATAAAAGAGCAGGAGTTGTTGTTATGGGCTTAACGCCAAATGATGAAACCCAACTTAATTTATTTAATACATCCAATCCAAAACATCAGCCATTGATGAGTGTTATTGATAAAATGAATTTGAGTTTTGGAGATAACAAAGTTAAATTTGGAGTACAATCATTAGGGCGACAATGGAAAATGAAACAGGATAGATTATCTCCAAAATTTTCAACAAAACTCAAAGACGTTATCACAATTGAAGTGTGA
- a CDS encoding HPP family protein, protein MGVDKIKRSYRKTRYILYKETLINSKEIFWSFVGSFVGIGLIAFVQTQHFTGSDLVYLIGSFGASSVLVYGEVRSPFSQPRNLVGGHVISAFIGVTVQQLAPDIIWITAPLAVSLSIVCMQITKTLHPPGGATALIAVTGSSQMKDMGYWYVFSPVLTGVIILLVVALIFNNLTSYRKYPSHNKYHNTYHKFRKRLSKKISPNN, encoded by the coding sequence ATGGGTGTTGACAAAATAAAAAGAAGCTACCGCAAAACAAGATACATACTTTACAAAGAAACTTTAATTAATTCTAAGGAGATATTCTGGTCATTTGTAGGCTCATTTGTTGGTATCGGATTAATTGCTTTTGTGCAAACACAACATTTTACAGGTTCAGATTTAGTGTATTTAATCGGATCATTTGGAGCTTCGAGTGTTTTGGTTTATGGAGAAGTTAGAAGCCCGTTTTCGCAACCACGTAACCTTGTTGGCGGTCATGTTATTTCAGCATTTATAGGAGTAACAGTACAGCAATTAGCACCAGATATTATCTGGATTACTGCGCCTTTGGCCGTATCGCTTTCTATTGTTTGTATGCAAATAACCAAAACATTACATCCACCAGGAGGGGCAACCGCACTTATAGCAGTGACTGGCTCTAGCCAGATGAAAGACATGGGATATTGGTATGTTTTCTCACCAGTATTAACAGGAGTTATAATATTACTTGTTGTGGCCCTAATCTTTAATAACCTTACTTCCTATCGTAAATATCCAAGCCACAATAAATACCATAATACGTATCATAAATTCAGAAAAAGATTAAGCAAGAAAATATCTCCAAATAATTAA
- a CDS encoding chloride channel protein → MNKTAKIKKNHQFIKFRKLVIVSILIGFLSAFLGISLKKITEYYEEIFFHQATVNPIFYVVFPVFGLSIIYFLRQYLFKKKENKGIKEVFESTQSKSKNLPIYKIPSHFINGLLTVIFGGSTGIEVSTVVATAAIGSVAQQKENVFRQYKTELICAGVAAGVTALFSSPIAGILFAIEVISRKVTRAFLISNLIAVSIAFGLITVLNEGPLFAVTITTWHLKAIPYFILLGILAGINSVYLTRCVLFFKGQFSKIETHYYKIILGSIVLSVSLFVFPQLYGEGYHAINGIFRNSAIPLTLTLTLTFISILILKPIVTSITLASGGDGGVFAPSLFIGAFLGLLLASVLNTFFNAQVIPLNFMVIGMAAVLSASIHAPFTAIFLVCGLTNDYTLFLPILVVCLISKYTAKMIYPHTVYTFLPSISK, encoded by the coding sequence ATGAACAAAACGGCGAAAATCAAAAAGAATCATCAATTTATTAAATTTCGAAAATTAGTTATTGTTTCTATTTTAATTGGTTTTCTCTCTGCATTTTTAGGAATTTCTCTCAAGAAAATAACGGAGTATTACGAAGAAATATTTTTTCATCAAGCTACTGTAAATCCAATTTTTTATGTTGTTTTTCCAGTTTTTGGACTTTCGATAATTTATTTTCTTCGTCAATATTTATTCAAGAAAAAAGAAAACAAAGGGATTAAAGAAGTTTTTGAAAGCACGCAATCTAAGTCTAAAAACTTACCGATTTATAAAATTCCATCGCACTTTATTAATGGTTTATTGACAGTTATTTTTGGAGGATCAACAGGGATTGAAGTTTCTACAGTCGTGGCAACTGCAGCTATTGGTTCGGTAGCGCAACAAAAAGAAAATGTTTTTCGTCAGTACAAAACCGAATTAATTTGTGCGGGAGTTGCAGCAGGAGTTACAGCATTATTTAGTAGCCCGATTGCAGGGATTTTATTTGCAATCGAAGTAATTTCAAGAAAAGTAACGAGAGCTTTTTTAATCTCCAATTTAATTGCAGTTTCGATAGCTTTTGGGTTAATAACAGTTTTAAATGAAGGACCATTATTTGCTGTAACAATCACAACTTGGCATTTAAAAGCGATTCCATATTTTATCCTTTTAGGTATTTTGGCAGGAATCAATTCGGTTTATTTGACCCGTTGTGTCTTATTTTTTAAAGGACAGTTCTCTAAAATAGAAACACATTATTATAAAATCATTTTAGGCTCAATTGTATTGAGTGTTTCCTTATTTGTATTTCCACAGCTTTATGGAGAAGGCTATCACGCCATAAATGGAATTTTTAGAAATTCGGCAATTCCGTTAACACTTACATTGACATTAACGTTTATTAGTATTCTGATCTTAAAACCGATTGTTACTTCTATAACTTTAGCTTCTGGTGGCGATGGTGGTGTTTTTGCACCGAGCCTTTTTATAGGAGCCTTTTTAGGATTGCTTTTAGCATCTGTTTTAAATACATTTTTTAATGCACAGGTTATTCCTTTAAATTTTATGGTAATTGGTATGGCTGCTGTTTTAAGTGCTAGTATTCATGCACCATTTACTGCAATCTTCTTAGTTTGCGGACTAACGAATGATTACACATTATTTTTACCAATCTTAGTTGTTTGCTTGATCTCTAAGTACACAGCAAAAATGATTTATCCGCATACTGTTTATACATTTTTACCAAGCATATCAAAATAA
- a CDS encoding VOC family protein: MLLLNKVHHIAIICSDYDKSKLFYTEILGLTIIREVYREERQSYKLDLALNGNYVIELFSFPNPPARTSRPEATGLRHLAFEVSNLDETVSFLISKNIDCEAIRVDEFTDKRFTFIADPDDLPIEFYER, encoded by the coding sequence ATGCTTTTACTAAATAAAGTCCATCATATTGCCATCATTTGTAGTGATTATGACAAGTCCAAATTGTTTTATACAGAGATTCTAGGTTTAACTATAATCAGAGAAGTTTATCGTGAAGAACGTCAGTCGTATAAGCTTGATTTAGCTTTAAACGGAAATTATGTTATTGAACTATTTTCGTTTCCAAATCCACCAGCACGGACTTCGAGACCAGAAGCAACTGGCTTACGGCATTTGGCTTTTGAAGTTTCGAATTTAGATGAGACTGTATCATTTTTAATATCAAAAAATATTGATTGTGAAGCAATTCGAGTGGATGAATTTACAGATAAACGGTTTACTTTTATAGCAGATCCAGATGATTTACCAATAGAGTTTTACGAAAGGTAA
- a CDS encoding sugar O-acetyltransferase: MKTEKEKMIAGDYYLAGDPILVKERRKAKNLLHRLNVTEYCLTKKAKLILEELIPNVGEGFYIEPPFHCDYGYNISCGDNVYFNVNCVVLDCAPVHIGSNVFFAPNVQIYTATHPLNAELRKTLENALPISIGDDCWIGGNSVICPGVTIGKGCVIGAGSVVTKDIPDNSLAVGNPAKVIRKLNLKSEE; this comes from the coding sequence ATGAAAACTGAAAAGGAAAAAATGATTGCAGGAGATTACTATTTAGCGGGAGATCCGATTTTAGTAAAAGAACGCAGAAAAGCTAAAAATTTATTACATCGTTTGAATGTAACCGAATACTGTTTGACTAAAAAAGCTAAGCTGATTTTAGAAGAATTAATTCCAAATGTAGGTGAGGGGTTTTATATAGAGCCACCCTTTCATTGTGATTATGGATATAATATTTCTTGTGGTGACAATGTGTATTTTAATGTAAACTGCGTTGTTCTAGATTGCGCTCCAGTTCATATTGGATCAAATGTGTTTTTCGCACCTAATGTTCAAATTTATACTGCTACGCATCCGCTTAACGCCGAATTAAGAAAAACACTCGAAAATGCGTTACCAATTTCTATAGGAGATGATTGCTGGATTGGAGGAAACTCAGTAATATGTCCAGGAGTGACTATTGGAAAAGGTTGTGTAATAGGAGCAGGATCTGTTGTGACAAAAGATATTCCAGATAATTCTCTGGCAGTTGGAAATCCAGCTAAAGTGATTAGAAAATTAAATCTTAAATCTGAAGAATAG
- a CDS encoding DinB family protein: MSENRRISNLYQSIYNGNPWLEVTLVDTLKNVRAEQAYRKINPNLNTIWEIVNHLIQWRRNILRRVQGETVITPDHNYFVTILDSSEAAWEQSLQSLEKSQELWNSFLEDFDDSDLDKIYPSNGHTYYEHIHGIIQHDVYHLGQIVILKKLL; this comes from the coding sequence ATGTCAGAAAACAGAAGAATTTCGAATCTATATCAGTCCATTTATAATGGCAATCCGTGGCTAGAAGTCACTTTGGTAGATACTTTAAAAAATGTGCGTGCAGAGCAGGCTTACAGGAAAATAAATCCTAATTTAAATACGATTTGGGAAATTGTCAATCATCTTATACAATGGAGGAGAAACATTTTAAGACGTGTTCAGGGAGAAACTGTCATTACTCCTGATCATAATTATTTTGTGACAATTTTGGATTCTTCTGAGGCGGCTTGGGAGCAATCACTTCAAAGTCTGGAAAAATCACAAGAATTATGGAATTCATTTTTAGAAGATTTTGATGACTCTGATTTAGATAAAATATATCCAAGTAACGGACATACCTATTATGAGCACATTCATGGAATTATCCAACACGATGTGTATCATTTGGGGCAAATAGTTATTCTTAAAAAGTTACTTTAA
- a CDS encoding TonB-dependent receptor: MKTKFQKLNKNELLSKNQSLFTIAFLLISSILFAQNTLSGKVVDAKGKPITGANIYIDGTYDGATSAENGEFSFTTETKGNQILIVSFLIYETSTTSIDVANYKNQTIKLKENVNSLDAVIITAGTMESGDKARVSVLKPLDIVTTAGSAGNIIAALQTLPGTQSVGEDGRLFVRGGEASETQTFVDGVRVSQPYGASVQNLPTRGRFSPFLFSGIAFSTGGYSAEYGEALSSVLLLNTQDEPDQNKTDIAMMTVGLGVGNTQKWKKSSLSVNVNYINLAPYQAAVKQDVDWNRPYQSLSGESVYRYHFKNGIFKLYTAFDTSKIDLNQKNINFENPIRVNLVNNNFYLNTVYNGTFGSNWQITSGLSYGYSNNKKDIDLAHINDDENAAHLKLKLRKSLSNRVKLSFGADYFITKYSEDFQDNLPPTITNEYDSNIAAIYAETEVSFSSKLAAKVGLRASNNSLLDETALAPRISLGYKVAKNSQFSLAYGDFTQTPVVDYIKYSKYHQFESEKAAHYILNFQYNKTGRTFRAEAYYKDYSNLVKYDTQTIQYNSVFSNDGTGYAKGLDIFWRDSKLYKNLEYWISYSYIDTKRDYKNFPTSATPDFVADQTLSVVTKYFVTDWKSQISLTNSFSTGRPYNNPNETKFMNGKTKSYNSLSLSWAYLLTTQKILYFSVSNVLGTQNVFGYDYAKNPDATGTYNRQAITPTADRFFFIGFFWTISQNKNENQLKNL, from the coding sequence ATGAAAACCAAGTTTCAAAAATTAAATAAAAATGAACTATTATCAAAAAACCAATCGCTTTTTACAATAGCATTTTTACTAATAAGCTCGATACTATTTGCTCAAAATACTCTTTCTGGAAAAGTAGTAGATGCAAAAGGAAAACCAATTACAGGTGCTAACATCTATATAGATGGCACTTATGATGGAGCTACGAGTGCAGAAAACGGAGAATTCTCTTTTACTACTGAAACTAAAGGAAATCAAATATTAATAGTAAGTTTTTTAATTTACGAAACTTCAACCACATCAATAGATGTTGCCAATTATAAAAATCAAACCATAAAGCTAAAAGAAAACGTAAATTCATTAGACGCTGTTATTATCACTGCAGGAACAATGGAATCTGGAGATAAAGCTAGAGTTTCTGTTTTAAAACCTCTGGATATTGTTACCACTGCTGGATCTGCTGGAAATATTATTGCTGCTTTACAAACCTTGCCAGGAACTCAAAGTGTAGGCGAAGATGGTCGCTTATTTGTTCGTGGTGGAGAAGCAAGTGAAACACAAACATTTGTTGATGGCGTTAGAGTTTCTCAACCTTATGGAGCATCAGTACAAAATTTACCAACCCGTGGTCGTTTCTCTCCATTCCTATTTAGCGGGATTGCTTTTTCTACAGGAGGTTATTCCGCAGAATATGGAGAAGCGCTATCTAGTGTATTGTTATTGAATACTCAGGACGAACCTGATCAAAATAAAACAGACATCGCCATGATGACTGTAGGATTAGGAGTTGGAAATACCCAGAAATGGAAAAAAAGTTCTTTGAGCGTAAATGTAAATTACATTAATCTAGCACCTTATCAAGCTGCAGTAAAGCAAGATGTAGATTGGAATAGACCGTATCAATCGCTATCTGGAGAGAGTGTCTATCGCTATCATTTTAAAAACGGAATTTTTAAATTATATACCGCTTTTGATACTTCTAAAATTGACCTTAACCAGAAAAACATAAATTTTGAAAATCCTATTCGAGTGAATTTAGTTAATAATAATTTTTACTTAAACACGGTTTATAATGGAACATTTGGCAGTAACTGGCAAATTACTTCAGGATTAAGTTATGGCTATAGCAACAATAAAAAAGACATTGATCTAGCTCACATCAATGATGATGAAAACGCAGCTCACCTTAAATTAAAACTAAGAAAGAGTCTTTCAAACCGAGTAAAACTATCATTTGGTGCCGATTATTTTATTACTAAATACAGCGAAGATTTTCAGGATAATTTACCACCTACAATTACTAATGAATACGACTCGAATATTGCTGCTATTTATGCAGAAACCGAAGTTTCTTTTTCTAGTAAACTAGCTGCAAAAGTTGGACTTAGAGCCTCTAATAACAGTTTACTCGATGAAACAGCATTAGCACCAAGAATTTCATTGGGATACAAAGTAGCAAAAAACAGCCAGTTCTCACTTGCTTATGGAGACTTTACACAAACTCCTGTTGTAGATTATATCAAGTACTCTAAATACCATCAGTTTGAAAGTGAAAAAGCAGCTCACTATATTTTAAACTTTCAGTACAATAAAACAGGGCGTACTTTTAGAGCCGAAGCTTATTACAAGGATTACAGCAATCTTGTAAAATACGACACACAAACCATTCAATACAACTCTGTTTTTAGTAATGATGGTACTGGTTATGCTAAAGGATTGGATATCTTTTGGAGAGATAGCAAATTATATAAAAATCTAGAATACTGGATTTCCTACTCTTACATTGACACCAAAAGAGATTATAAAAATTTTCCAACAAGTGCAACTCCAGATTTTGTTGCTGACCAAACGTTATCTGTTGTGACCAAATATTTTGTTACAGATTGGAAATCTCAAATTAGTTTAACAAATAGTTTTAGTACTGGAAGACCATACAATAATCCAAATGAAACAAAATTTATGAACGGAAAAACAAAATCATATAATAGTTTGAGTCTTAGCTGGGCTTATTTATTGACTACTCAAAAGATTTTATACTTCTCTGTTTCGAATGTTTTAGGCACTCAAAATGTATTTGGTTATGATTATGCAAAAAATCCAGATGCGACTGGAACATACAACAGACAAGCCATTACACCTACTGCAGATCGTTTTTTCTTTATTGGCTTCTTTTGGACTATTAGCCAAAATAAAAATGAAAATCAGTTGAAGAATTTATAG